The following are encoded in a window of Carassius auratus strain Wakin chromosome 6, ASM336829v1, whole genome shotgun sequence genomic DNA:
- the LOC113100499 gene encoding vasoactive intestinal polypeptide receptor 1-like encodes MFLFRTWSTVRLVAVLLSLGIHQSSWKAVETIHSACDVVAEHMKARKKCIQTQRKEARNSSNITGCRTEWDDFWCWYRAEVGQVVNVSCYEASQFFKVNHGFIIRNCTNSGWTKIYPSYENACEIAQDMASETETSYYSTFRQVYTAGYATSLISLISAIFVFTAFRKFHCTRNYIHINLFASFILRASAIFIKDAVLFADQNQDHCFMSTTSCKAAVAFFQFSILANYFWLLVEGMYLQTLLALTFVSQKKYFWWYILIGWGLPTLILIIWVLARNFWDNSGCWDDTDVAYFWWIIKGPITASLLINFFIFINVIRILVQKLKSPAMGDSDTNHFMRLAKSTLFLIPLFGMHYMVFAFLPENTGENARHFLELGLGPFQGFVVALLYCFLNGEVQAELKKRLWKWQTQNYLRYSKRRRTLFTESSTVTQISVLEKSSPKELPLTESHNSVSSI; translated from the exons ATGTTTCTCTTCAGAACTTGGTCAACTGTAAGACTGGTCGCCGTTTTACTGAGTTTGGGGATTCACCAGAGCAGCTGGAAGGCA GTGGAAACGATTCATTCAGCATGTGATGTGGTGGCTGAGCATATGAAGGCTCGAAAGAAATGCATTCAGACTCAAAGAAAAGAGGCCCGCAACAGCAGCAATATCACTG GATGTCGTACCGAGTGGGATGATTTTTGGTGCTGGTACAGGGCAGAGGTCGGACAGGTTGTCAACGTCTCCTGTTACGAAGCATCTCAGTTCTTCAAAGTTAATCATG GTTTCATAATTAGGAATTGCACCAACAGTGGCTGGACAAAAATCTACCCATCCTATGAGAATGCTTGTGAGATTGCGCAGGACATGGCATCAGAAACCGAG ACATCATATTATTCCACTTTCAGGCAGGTGTACACTGCTGGTTACGCTACCTCTCTGATTTCCCTCATCTCTGCCATCTTTGTGTTTACAGCCTTCAG GAAGTTCCACTGCACAAGAAATTACATTCACATCAATCTCTTTGCCTCCTTCATCTTGCGAGCCAGTGCCATCTTCATCAAAGATGCAGTTCTCTTTGCTGATCAGAATCAGGACCACTGCTTCATGTCAACA ACCTCTTGCAAGGCAGCAGTAGCTTTCTTCCAGTTCAGTATCCTGGCTAACTACTTCTGGCTGCTGGTGGAGGGGATGTATCTACAGACTCTTCTAGCTCTAACTTTTGTCTCACAAAAGAAGTATTTCTGGTGGTACATACTTATTGGCTGGG GTCTACCAACACTAATACTGATAATCTGGGTTCTAGCCAGGAATTTTTGGGATAACAGTGG GTGCTGGGATGACACCGATGTTGCTTACTTCTGGTGGATTATCAAAGGACCAATCACAGCATCTCTCCTG atcaaTTTCTTCATCTTCATAAATGTGATCCGGATTCTTGTGCAGAAGCTGAAGTCTCCAGCAATGGGTGACAGTGATACCAACCACTTCAT GAGACTGGCCAAGTCCACCCTTTTCCTGATCCCTCTGTTTGGCATGCACTACATGGTTTTTGCCTTCCTGCCAGAGAACACGGGAGAAAACGCTCGCCACTTTCTTGAACTTGGCCTGGGCCCCTTCCAG GGTTTTGTTGTGGCTCTGTTATACTGTTTTCTCAATGGAGAG GTACAAGCAGAACTGAAAAAGAGACTGTGGAAGTGGCAGACACAAAATTATTTGAGATACAGTAAGAGAAGACGAACCCTCTTTACTGAGAGCAGCACAGTCACACAAATCTCAGTTTTGGAGAAGTCCAGCCCAAAGGAGCTGCCCTTAACTGAGTCCCACAACAGTGTGTCATCCATTTGA